One Synechococcus sp. CC9605 genomic window carries:
- a CDS encoding DUF2301 domain-containing membrane protein — translation MTSADPTFEGVYGTYSITAADRQEVRFYRIALLITGLSLAAGVLQWWQTDSPWAWLWVLPMATALGLALRWIHIYLRPLHRALQLFWLSGCIGWGALLLQAGPTEVLSVLRDQPLWILAIGPLFAALAGIGFKEFFCFQRPEAIGLTLLLPAALLGHLVGLINGPLCLALLEAAALLLVLLALRKFGMEAAADVGDKSVFAYLDGQLPAGTP, via the coding sequence ATGACCAGCGCAGATCCAACCTTCGAAGGTGTCTACGGCACCTACTCGATCACCGCTGCCGATCGCCAGGAGGTGCGTTTTTATCGAATCGCCCTGTTGATCACCGGCCTCAGCCTGGCCGCAGGGGTGCTGCAGTGGTGGCAGACCGATAGCCCCTGGGCATGGCTCTGGGTGCTGCCGATGGCCACAGCCCTGGGCCTCGCGCTGCGCTGGATTCACATTTATCTCCGTCCCTTGCACCGGGCCCTTCAACTGTTCTGGCTCAGCGGTTGCATCGGTTGGGGGGCCCTGCTGCTGCAGGCCGGCCCCACCGAAGTGCTCTCCGTCCTCAGGGATCAGCCGCTTTGGATCCTGGCCATCGGGCCGCTGTTTGCCGCCTTGGCAGGAATCGGCTTCAAGGAGTTTTTCTGCTTCCAACGGCCCGAAGCCATTGGTCTCACCTTGCTGCTGCCGGCAGCGCTGCTGGGGCATCTGGTGGGGCTGATCAATGGTCCCCTCTGCCTGGCTCTACTGGAAGCTGCAGCGTTGCTGCTGGTGCTGCTGGCCCTGCGCAAATTCGGCATGGAGGCAGCAGCGGATGTGGGCGATAAGAGCGTGTTTGCTTATCTGGACGGTCAATTGCCCGCTGGCACGCCGTGA
- a CDS encoding prohibitin family protein, whose protein sequence is MQTPRRINDPANSLAVVVAIVLSALLLLGQALFIVPAGKVAVVTTLGKVSGGSRLPGLNLKVPFVQSVYPFDVRTQVKPEEFATLTKDLQVIEATATVKYAVRLNEAGRIYRTIAGNDREIYPRIIQPSLLKALKSVFSQYELVTIATEWNDISALVERTVAEELDKFDYVEVRGLDLTGLQIAEEYRAAIEQKQIAEQQLLRAQTEVKIAEQEALRYDTLNRSLDDQVLYKLFLDKWDGQTEVVPALPGSNGSTPPVIVGRRS, encoded by the coding sequence ATGCAGACCCCACGACGGATCAACGATCCCGCCAACAGCCTCGCCGTCGTGGTTGCCATCGTTCTCAGCGCACTGCTGTTGTTGGGGCAGGCTCTGTTCATCGTTCCAGCCGGCAAGGTTGCCGTGGTCACCACCTTGGGCAAGGTGAGCGGAGGATCTCGACTGCCCGGCCTCAATCTCAAGGTGCCTTTCGTTCAATCGGTGTATCCCTTTGATGTCCGCACCCAGGTCAAACCGGAGGAATTTGCCACCCTCACCAAAGACCTCCAAGTGATTGAAGCCACCGCAACTGTGAAATACGCGGTTCGTCTCAACGAAGCCGGACGGATCTACCGAACGATCGCCGGCAATGACCGTGAGATCTATCCCCGCATCATTCAGCCGTCATTGCTGAAAGCCCTGAAGTCGGTCTTCTCCCAGTACGAGCTGGTCACCATTGCCACCGAATGGAACGACATCTCCGCCCTGGTGGAGCGCACGGTTGCCGAAGAGCTGGACAAGTTTGATTATGTGGAAGTGCGCGGTCTGGACCTCACAGGCCTGCAGATCGCCGAGGAATATCGCGCCGCCATTGAACAGAAACAGATCGCCGAGCAACAACTGCTCCGCGCCCAGACCGAAGTGAAGATCGCTGAACAGGAAGCCCTGCGTTACGACACCCTGAATCGCAGTCTTGATGATCAGGTGCTCTACAAGCTGTTCCTCGACAAGTGGGATGGGCAAACGGAGGTGGTACCGGCCCTTCCGGGCAGCAATGGCAGCACACCTCCAGTAATTGTGGGGCGACGCAGCTGA
- the psbA gene encoding photosystem II q(b) protein, with product MTTTLQQRSGASSWQAFCEWVTSTNNRLYVGWFGVLMIPTLLAATICFVIAFVAAPPVDIDGIREPVAGSLIYGNNIISGAVVPSSNAIGLHFYPIWEAASLDEWLYNGGPFQLVVFHFLIGIYAYMGREWELSYRLGMRPWICVAYSAPVAAASAVFLVYPFGQGSFSDAMPLGISGTFNYMLVFQAEHNILMHPFHMLGVAGVFGGSLFSAMHGSLVTSSLVRETTESESQNYGYKFGQEEETYNIVAAHGYFGRLIFQYASFNNSRSLHFFLAAWPVVGIWFTALGVSTMAFNLNGFNFNQSILDGQGRVLNTWADVLNRAGLGMEVMHERNAHNFPLDLAAAESTPVALQAPAIG from the coding sequence ATGACCACCACCCTCCAGCAGCGCTCCGGCGCTTCCAGCTGGCAGGCCTTCTGTGAGTGGGTCACCTCCACCAACAACCGTCTGTACGTCGGTTGGTTCGGTGTGCTGATGATCCCCACACTGCTGGCTGCCACCATCTGCTTCGTCATCGCTTTCGTCGCCGCTCCTCCGGTCGACATCGATGGCATCCGTGAGCCCGTCGCTGGCTCCCTGATCTACGGCAACAACATCATCTCTGGTGCTGTTGTTCCTTCCAGCAACGCCATCGGCCTGCACTTCTACCCCATCTGGGAAGCTGCTTCCCTCGATGAGTGGCTGTACAACGGCGGCCCCTTCCAGCTGGTTGTTTTCCACTTCCTCATCGGCATCTACGCCTACATGGGTCGTGAGTGGGAACTCTCCTACCGCCTGGGCATGCGCCCCTGGATCTGCGTTGCCTACAGCGCACCTGTCGCTGCAGCCTCCGCTGTCTTCCTGGTTTACCCCTTCGGTCAGGGTTCTTTCTCTGACGCAATGCCCCTGGGCATCTCTGGCACCTTCAACTACATGTTGGTGTTCCAGGCCGAGCACAACATCCTGATGCACCCCTTCCACATGCTGGGCGTCGCAGGTGTTTTCGGCGGCAGCTTGTTCTCCGCCATGCACGGCTCCCTGGTGACTTCCTCCCTGGTGCGTGAAACCACCGAGAGCGAGTCTCAGAACTACGGCTACAAGTTTGGCCAAGAGGAAGAGACCTACAACATCGTGGCTGCCCACGGTTACTTCGGTCGCCTGATCTTCCAATACGCCTCCTTCAACAACAGCCGTAGCCTTCACTTCTTCCTGGCTGCCTGGCCTGTTGTCGGCATCTGGTTCACCGCCCTCGGCGTGTCAACCATGGCCTTCAACCTGAACGGCTTCAACTTCAACCAGTCCATCCTTGATGGTCAGGGCCGCGTCCTGAACACCTGGGCTGATGTGCTGAACCGTGCCGGCCTCGGCATGGAAGTGATGCACGAGCGCAACGCTCACAACTTCCCCCTCGACCTGGCTGCTGCTGAGTCCACTCCTGTGGCTCTGCAGGCTCCTGCCATCGGTTGA
- a CDS encoding glutathione S-transferase C-terminal domain-containing protein: MSIPPVVVTAARRSWRWQWQRLMGGLGPADAAGSYTRPSSNPLTPPALKPPDLLQRSAGQRPMLVIGRSCPWAHRTWLVHQLRHLHDSVTLVMARADHNAGRWALDPAWEGCKTLLELYQLCDAPPSYRATVPVLVDPKTRTLLGNDSAPLVDLLNRWPHHDEVVDLAPAEATDRIQAWQHRLQPAINDGVYRCGFARNQAAYDHAEADLFTALDAVEQSLESNGPWLCGEALTLADVRLFPTLIRWELVYAPLFGCSRQPLWHYPNLWKWRQRFYRLPGVADTCDGTAWRHDYFGALFPLNPSGIVPAGPDLSTLVNSTAASG, from the coding sequence ATGTCGATCCCACCTGTCGTGGTCACGGCCGCCCGTCGCAGCTGGCGATGGCAATGGCAACGGCTCATGGGTGGGCTGGGCCCAGCCGATGCGGCCGGCAGTTACACCCGCCCAAGCAGCAATCCGCTCACCCCGCCGGCCTTAAAACCCCCGGACCTGCTCCAGCGCAGCGCAGGTCAACGGCCGATGCTGGTGATCGGGCGCAGCTGCCCCTGGGCCCACCGCACCTGGCTGGTGCATCAGCTGCGCCATCTACACGACAGCGTCACCCTCGTGATGGCACGGGCGGATCATAACGCTGGACGCTGGGCCCTCGATCCTGCCTGGGAGGGGTGCAAAACGCTGCTGGAGTTGTACCAGCTCTGCGACGCCCCCCCCAGCTACCGGGCCACCGTGCCTGTGCTGGTGGATCCCAAGACGCGCACCCTGCTGGGAAATGACAGTGCACCACTGGTGGACCTACTGAACCGCTGGCCCCATCACGACGAGGTTGTGGACCTGGCACCAGCAGAAGCAACCGACAGGATCCAGGCCTGGCAGCATCGGCTGCAACCGGCCATCAACGATGGGGTTTACCGCTGCGGTTTCGCCCGCAACCAAGCGGCCTACGACCACGCTGAAGCCGATCTCTTCACCGCCCTCGATGCGGTGGAGCAGAGCCTCGAAAGCAACGGTCCATGGCTGTGCGGGGAAGCACTGACCCTGGCGGATGTGCGGCTGTTCCCCACCTTGATCCGCTGGGAGCTGGTGTATGCCCCCCTGTTCGGCTGCAGTCGGCAGCCGCTCTGGCACTACCCGAACCTCTGGAAGTGGCGACAGCGCTTTTATCGCCTGCCAGGCGTGGCGGACACCTGCGACGGCACCGCCTGGCGACACGATTACTTCGGTGCCCTGTTCCCCCTCAATCCCAGCGGCATCGTTCCAGCCGGTCCTGACCTGAGCACACTGGTGAACAGCACTGCAGCGTCGGGATGA
- a CDS encoding carboxymuconolactone decarboxylase family protein: MASAEYINGMNEMRSHFGDAADDWIAAIHDIYPEFAKVNVEFPFGELYRRDVLDDKTRELCTVAALTVQGFALPELKVHVKGALNTGSSRAEILEIITQMIAYCGFPAATNALLATKEVFDEIDSTK, encoded by the coding sequence ATGGCATCCGCTGAGTATATAAACGGCATGAACGAAATGCGATCTCACTTTGGAGATGCAGCTGACGATTGGATTGCCGCAATTCATGATATTTATCCAGAATTTGCCAAAGTCAATGTTGAGTTTCCCTTTGGCGAGCTTTACCGAAGAGATGTCCTGGACGACAAAACGCGTGAGCTTTGCACAGTAGCTGCTCTAACAGTTCAAGGATTCGCCTTACCAGAACTCAAGGTTCACGTCAAAGGGGCCCTTAATACCGGAAGCAGTCGAGCTGAGATTCTTGAAATCATCACGCAGATGATTGCGTATTGTGGATTTCCCGCTGCAACCAACGCTTTACTCGCCACGAAGGAAGTATTTGATGAGATCGATTCGACAAAATGA
- a CDS encoding ABC-F family ATP-binding cassette domain-containing protein, whose protein sequence is MSLISLVGAAKDFGIRTLFSDLDLHIAEGERLGLIGPNGAGKSTLLKVLAGKEPLGEGERRCSPRLRVELVGQESRITPGLTVLEQVLEGCGAKRDLLVRFSALSDAIAADPSNEALMAELGQLSQRMDEEEAWSLEQQCREVLQKLGISDLQRPVDDLSGGYRKRVGLASALVACPDVLLLDEPTNHLDAAAVEWLQSWLDRYPGALVLVTHDRYVLDRVTRRMVEVDRGQARTYQGNYSTFLQHKAEEEASEAASVAKFKSVLRRELAWLRQGPKARSTKQKARLQRIEAMREQKPNQAKAKLEMTGISRRIGKQVIEAEDVGVTADGSQGGRPLLDGFSYSFSPEDRIGIIGPNGSGKSTLLDLIARRREPTQGSLLLGETVHIGYLDQHTEDFNKGKGLDRKVIEFVEEAASRIDLGGEQVTASQLLERFLFPPAQQHSPLAKLSGGERRRLTLCRMLIQAPNVLLLDEPTNDLDVQTLSVLEDLLEDFRGCVIVVSHDRYFLDRTVDRLFCFDQGRLNRFEGNYSAFLEQQRQEERSQTQASKPSSPKPERSSETKRDGPRRRNFKENKELAALDQQLPDLELQKEELEQQMTQEGADMAKLSLDLADLISRIEQAEERWLELSELAP, encoded by the coding sequence GTGAGTCTGATCAGCCTGGTGGGTGCGGCCAAGGATTTCGGCATCCGCACCCTCTTTTCCGATCTCGATCTCCACATCGCTGAAGGAGAACGGCTCGGGCTGATCGGTCCCAATGGCGCCGGCAAATCCACCCTGTTGAAGGTTCTGGCGGGGAAAGAGCCGCTCGGTGAGGGGGAACGCCGCTGTTCGCCGCGGCTTCGGGTGGAGCTGGTGGGTCAGGAGAGCCGAATCACTCCGGGGCTCACGGTGCTGGAACAGGTGCTGGAGGGCTGTGGCGCAAAACGGGATCTGCTAGTGCGCTTCAGCGCCCTCAGCGACGCCATTGCGGCAGACCCCAGCAATGAAGCACTGATGGCGGAGCTGGGTCAGCTCAGCCAACGGATGGATGAAGAAGAAGCCTGGAGCCTGGAGCAGCAATGCCGGGAAGTGCTGCAGAAATTGGGCATCAGCGATCTCCAGCGCCCGGTCGACGACCTCTCCGGCGGATACCGCAAACGGGTGGGTCTGGCATCAGCTCTGGTGGCCTGCCCCGACGTGCTGCTGCTGGATGAGCCCACCAACCATCTCGATGCAGCTGCCGTGGAATGGCTGCAGAGCTGGTTGGATCGCTACCCCGGGGCTCTGGTGCTGGTCACCCATGACCGTTACGTACTCGATCGGGTGACGCGACGGATGGTGGAGGTGGACCGAGGCCAGGCCCGCACCTATCAGGGGAACTACAGCACCTTTCTGCAGCACAAAGCGGAAGAAGAAGCCTCTGAAGCAGCCTCAGTGGCCAAATTCAAAAGCGTACTTCGCCGCGAATTGGCCTGGCTACGCCAGGGCCCCAAGGCGCGCAGCACCAAACAGAAGGCGCGACTGCAACGCATCGAAGCGATGCGCGAGCAGAAACCCAATCAGGCCAAAGCGAAGCTGGAGATGACTGGCATCAGCCGGCGCATCGGCAAACAGGTGATTGAAGCGGAAGACGTTGGGGTCACAGCCGATGGCAGCCAAGGCGGTCGCCCACTCCTTGATGGCTTCAGCTACAGCTTCAGCCCTGAAGACCGAATCGGCATCATCGGCCCCAACGGCAGCGGCAAATCCACCCTGCTTGATCTCATTGCCAGACGGCGCGAGCCAACCCAAGGCAGCCTGCTGCTTGGGGAGACCGTGCACATCGGCTACTTGGACCAGCACACCGAAGACTTCAACAAAGGCAAAGGGCTCGATCGCAAAGTGATCGAGTTCGTGGAAGAAGCCGCCAGCCGGATCGATCTGGGGGGAGAACAGGTCACCGCATCGCAGCTTCTGGAACGCTTTTTGTTTCCACCGGCCCAGCAGCACAGCCCATTGGCCAAGCTCTCGGGAGGCGAGCGCCGCCGCCTCACCCTCTGCCGGATGCTGATCCAGGCGCCCAACGTGTTGCTGTTGGACGAACCCACCAACGATCTGGATGTTCAGACCCTCAGCGTTCTCGAAGACTTACTTGAAGACTTCCGGGGCTGCGTGATCGTTGTTTCCCACGACCGTTATTTCCTCGATCGCACCGTTGATCGCCTGTTCTGCTTCGACCAAGGACGGCTTAATCGATTTGAAGGGAACTACAGCGCGTTTCTGGAGCAGCAGCGCCAGGAGGAACGCAGCCAGACCCAGGCGAGCAAACCCTCCTCACCAAAACCGGAGCGCAGCAGCGAAACCAAGCGCGATGGTCCGCGGCGTCGAAACTTCAAGGAAAACAAGGAGCTAGCGGCTCTCGATCAACAGCTGCCTGACCTGGAGTTGCAGAAGGAGGAGCTGGAACAGCAGATGACGCAGGAGGGCGCCGACATGGCCAAGCTGAGCCTTGATCTGGCTGATCTGATCTCCCGCATCGAACAGGCCGAAGAACGCTGGCTGGAACTCAGCGAATTGGCCCCCTGA
- a CDS encoding YqaE/Pmp3 family membrane protein, translated as MSCGDIHRLIIALCIPPLGFFSKVGLSQDFFWISLVIYPFAVNGLYFRRVASHCD; from the coding sequence ATGAGCTGTGGAGACATCCATCGGCTCATCATTGCCTTGTGCATTCCACCTTTAGGCTTCTTCTCCAAGGTGGGATTGTCTCAGGACTTTTTTTGGATCAGCCTTGTAATCTATCCCTTTGCCGTGAATGGGCTCTATTTTAGGCGTGTGGCCAGCCACTGTGATTAA
- a CDS encoding DUF389 domain-containing protein, which produces MVVDQQSLLEKQDRLEELQRSYDGEERLNESFIVLTIGASLIASLGLVADNNAVIIGAMVVAPWILPLRVAVFAILIGQARLLSRSLITLVAGAGITLILSMGLGLIARTQGVLVVEALPGQIIARLEPNTFDLGIALAAGAIATYAKVNPGAVSSMAGMAIAVALVPPVCVMGLMLSGPDISSAQGPALLYAANLLGILIGGITVLAIREPYFRDKLRRRRRSRLPVLLALGLAVIVGQKLYGRYDQYRFKLNTEVAQKQIESEIRYYLKNETLTFGANDAVELEKVVFDWPNYWEQNQAPSFQVVVRSLDPKLPSYK; this is translated from the coding sequence GTGGTTGTTGATCAACAATCGCTTCTCGAAAAACAAGATCGTCTTGAAGAACTGCAGCGCAGTTACGACGGCGAAGAACGGCTGAACGAATCGTTCATCGTTCTGACGATTGGCGCCAGCCTGATCGCCAGCCTGGGTCTAGTAGCCGACAACAATGCTGTGATCATCGGTGCCATGGTTGTGGCGCCATGGATTCTGCCGCTGCGGGTGGCGGTGTTCGCGATTTTGATCGGGCAGGCCAGGTTGTTGTCCCGATCACTGATCACCCTTGTTGCCGGAGCAGGGATCACCTTGATCCTGTCGATGGGATTGGGCCTCATCGCACGCACTCAAGGCGTGCTTGTGGTCGAAGCCTTGCCAGGACAGATCATCGCCCGACTAGAGCCCAACACGTTTGATCTGGGAATCGCCCTGGCGGCAGGTGCGATCGCGACCTACGCGAAGGTCAACCCCGGTGCCGTGAGCTCCATGGCTGGCATGGCAATTGCCGTGGCCTTGGTGCCGCCGGTGTGCGTGATGGGATTGATGCTCTCGGGGCCAGACATCAGCAGTGCCCAGGGTCCTGCACTGCTCTATGCCGCCAACCTGCTTGGAATTCTGATTGGGGGGATCACAGTGCTGGCGATTCGTGAGCCGTACTTCCGCGACAAACTCAGGCGCCGACGACGCTCACGCTTACCCGTGCTGTTGGCATTGGGTTTGGCCGTAATTGTCGGTCAGAAACTGTATGGAAGGTATGACCAATACCGATTCAAGCTGAATACGGAGGTTGCCCAAAAACAGATTGAATCCGAGATCCGCTACTACCTCAAGAATGAAACGTTGACCTTTGGCGCCAACGACGCCGTGGAACTGGAAAAGGTTGTCTTCGACTGGCCCAACTACTGGGAACAAAATCAAGCCCCAAGCTTCCAAGTGGTGGTGCGATCACTCGACCCCAAGCTGCCGAGTTACAAGTAG
- the alsS gene encoding acetolactate synthase AlsS — MNGAEFLVKALEAHGVTHVFGIPGAKVDSVFTALLDSPIELVLCRHEQNAAFMAQAFGRLTGRIGVCLATSGPGVTNLVTGLATATTEGDPVLAIGGEVPLDDRYKHTHQSLDAVALMRPVTRFSQSALNAHDLPEVLGNAIRAAEKGRLGAAFLGLPKDVGLAKIDADPAAGWGQQVRQGPSHPEDLKTAVDILKDLQRPLLLLGMQASDPCISEALQTYVQRSGIPYCATFQGPGCWVAPEQYVGRLGLFRNQPADALLDAADGVICIGFDPVEYDPSIWNSDQQRPIVNVDVQPADQDRAFLPRVELIGDLQQTLIALATLPKMSVSDDFLQLEQAYASELQATAAEGLSMGGAAPVHPLRLVHEISIVTTEDTTLCLDVGSHYIWMNRYAQAERARQVLVSNGQQTLGVALPWAIAAGMVRHGSPVISVSGDGGFLFTATELETAMRMGSRFVHVIWNSNSYNMVEFQEQAHYGRVSGIHLGDYDVVKFAESFGAKGYTINHADELGPVLRDALKQPVPALINVPVDYTDNIQLMQNVHQEFIH; from the coding sequence ATGAATGGCGCGGAATTCTTGGTGAAGGCCTTAGAAGCCCATGGTGTCACCCACGTGTTTGGTATTCCCGGCGCCAAAGTCGACAGCGTGTTCACGGCTTTGCTGGATTCACCCATCGAACTGGTGCTCTGCCGGCATGAGCAAAACGCGGCGTTTATGGCCCAGGCCTTTGGACGGCTCACCGGTCGCATTGGCGTGTGCCTTGCCACCTCAGGGCCAGGGGTAACCAACCTGGTCACTGGACTGGCCACCGCCACTACCGAGGGCGACCCCGTGCTGGCGATCGGAGGTGAGGTGCCCCTAGACGATCGCTACAAACACACCCATCAATCATTAGACGCTGTCGCGCTCATGCGACCGGTGACTCGCTTCTCACAATCGGCCCTAAATGCTCACGATCTGCCAGAGGTTTTGGGCAATGCGATTCGGGCTGCAGAGAAAGGGCGTCTCGGGGCCGCATTTTTGGGTTTACCCAAGGATGTCGGCCTCGCCAAGATTGATGCCGACCCTGCTGCGGGCTGGGGTCAACAAGTTCGTCAAGGGCCGAGTCACCCAGAAGATCTGAAAACAGCTGTAGATATTCTCAAAGATTTGCAACGTCCCTTGCTGTTGCTGGGCATGCAGGCCTCTGATCCGTGCATCAGCGAGGCGCTGCAAACTTATGTGCAGCGAAGTGGCATTCCATATTGCGCCACATTCCAGGGCCCGGGATGCTGGGTCGCTCCGGAGCAGTACGTGGGCAGACTTGGACTGTTCCGCAATCAACCTGCCGATGCTCTTCTAGATGCAGCCGACGGGGTGATCTGCATCGGCTTCGACCCGGTCGAATATGACCCGAGCATCTGGAACAGCGATCAACAGCGTCCGATTGTCAATGTAGATGTGCAGCCTGCGGATCAGGACAGGGCTTTTCTGCCCCGGGTGGAACTGATTGGTGATCTCCAGCAAACCCTCATCGCTTTGGCCACGTTGCCCAAGATGAGTGTTTCAGATGACTTCCTACAGCTGGAACAAGCCTACGCATCTGAACTTCAGGCAACAGCCGCAGAAGGCCTCTCTATGGGAGGTGCTGCTCCCGTGCATCCATTGCGATTGGTACACGAAATCAGCATTGTGACAACAGAGGACACAACGCTATGCCTTGATGTGGGCTCCCACTACATCTGGATGAACCGCTATGCACAGGCCGAGCGGGCCCGTCAGGTACTGGTCAGCAATGGACAGCAGACCCTGGGGGTTGCTCTTCCCTGGGCGATTGCAGCTGGCATGGTGAGGCATGGCTCGCCAGTGATCTCCGTGTCGGGCGACGGGGGCTTTCTGTTCACTGCAACCGAACTGGAAACGGCCATGCGCATGGGCAGCCGCTTTGTGCACGTGATCTGGAACAGTAATTCGTACAACATGGTGGAGTTCCAGGAGCAAGCCCACTACGGGAGGGTCTCCGGCATCCACCTGGGTGACTACGACGTGGTCAAATTTGCGGAATCCTTTGGCGCGAAGGGCTATACGATTAATCATGCCGACGAGCTCGGCCCCGTGCTTAGGGATGCCCTGAAGCAACCGGTGCCAGCCTTGATCAACGTGCCGGTGGATTACACCGACAACATTCAGCTGATGCAAAATGTCCATCAAGAATTCATTCATTAA
- a CDS encoding aspartoacylase, producing MSSCGVLVVAGTHGNEVNAPWLLQQWQANPDLIDAAGLAVQKVIGNPEALRRRCRYVDRDLNRCFLPEQLEQGASGLEFQRAGELLRLHGPSGEQPCAVAIDLHSTTAAMGNSLVVYGRRPADLALAALVQGALGLPIYLHEADAQQTGFLVESWPCGLVIEVGPVPQGLLNAGVVEQTRLGLESCLRALYQVRQELARLPDALVVHRHLGSRDLPKAENGEPQALVHPELQGRDWQNIASTQAMFRAADGTDRCEAWVGGEIPVFVNEAAYAEKSIAFSLTRREVWPVEPNWLLALKQLLAAA from the coding sequence ATGAGTAGCTGTGGCGTTCTTGTGGTGGCCGGTACCCATGGGAATGAGGTGAATGCCCCTTGGTTGCTGCAGCAGTGGCAGGCCAACCCTGATCTGATCGACGCGGCTGGCTTGGCGGTCCAGAAGGTGATCGGCAACCCAGAAGCGTTGCGCCGCCGCTGCCGATACGTCGATCGTGATCTCAACCGCTGCTTCCTCCCGGAACAGCTGGAGCAGGGTGCCTCCGGATTGGAGTTCCAGCGTGCTGGGGAACTCCTGCGTTTGCATGGCCCCAGTGGCGAGCAGCCCTGTGCTGTGGCCATCGATCTGCACAGCACCACTGCGGCCATGGGCAATTCCCTTGTGGTGTACGGCCGGCGTCCCGCTGATCTCGCCCTCGCGGCTTTGGTGCAGGGAGCGCTCGGCCTGCCGATTTATCTGCACGAAGCCGATGCTCAGCAGACTGGCTTCCTTGTTGAATCCTGGCCCTGCGGACTGGTGATCGAGGTGGGGCCTGTGCCGCAAGGTCTGCTCAATGCCGGGGTCGTTGAACAGACCCGTCTTGGCTTGGAAAGCTGCCTCAGGGCCTTGTATCAGGTACGTCAGGAGTTAGCCCGGCTGCCGGATGCTCTGGTGGTGCACCGTCACTTGGGGAGTCGGGATCTTCCGAAGGCGGAGAACGGAGAGCCACAGGCCCTTGTGCATCCCGAACTGCAGGGCCGCGATTGGCAGAACATCGCCTCAACCCAGGCCATGTTTCGTGCTGCTGATGGGACCGACCGTTGTGAAGCTTGGGTTGGAGGGGAAATTCCGGTGTTTGTGAACGAAGCGGCCTACGCGGAGAAAAGCATTGCTTTCTCCCTCACCCGCCGGGAGGTTTGGCCTGTGGAGCCCAACTGGCTACTGGCCCTCAAACAGCTGCTCGCTGCGGCTTAA
- a CDS encoding DUF3288 family protein — MSDDTQQTHPLYAIDRDQIDAVLGHEGTPGPQQLTTIAALFSRYADFPGAEDIRDDLQKCLTLWGLSRDELNLKTREIWESGWRPGQDPVAEGVGSGADVEDADA; from the coding sequence ATGAGCGACGACACGCAACAAACCCATCCGCTTTACGCCATCGATCGCGACCAGATCGATGCTGTTTTGGGTCACGAGGGCACGCCAGGTCCGCAGCAGTTGACAACGATTGCTGCATTGTTTTCTCGCTATGCGGATTTTCCTGGCGCTGAAGATATTCGCGATGATCTTCAAAAATGTCTCACGCTATGGGGATTATCGCGCGACGAGTTGAATCTTAAGACGCGGGAAATCTGGGAAAGTGGTTGGCGGCCTGGGCAAGATCCCGTGGCTGAGGGTGTTGGTTCTGGGGCCGATGTTGAAGATGCAGATGCTTGA
- a CDS encoding DUF3303 domain-containing protein, whose product MTFLMHWSFKTGYHEIAAKKFLSTGAPFPECKSWKRWHAPGSVEGWILVEADTADACYEHAAEWAECLDWEVTPVLSDEQAGPLIAKAYS is encoded by the coding sequence ATGACCTTTTTGATGCACTGGTCGTTCAAGACCGGCTACCACGAAATTGCTGCCAAGAAGTTCCTGTCAACGGGTGCGCCTTTCCCTGAGTGCAAGTCCTGGAAGCGTTGGCATGCCCCTGGCTCGGTTGAAGGCTGGATCCTCGTGGAGGCCGACACCGCCGATGCCTGTTACGAGCATGCCGCCGAGTGGGCCGAGTGCCTTGACTGGGAGGTCACCCCAGTGCTGTCAGATGAGCAGGCTGGCCCCCTGATTGCCAAGGCCTACAGCTGA